From the genome of Papaver somniferum cultivar HN1 unplaced genomic scaffold, ASM357369v1 unplaced-scaffold_21, whole genome shotgun sequence:
CAAATCACTTCTGAAGTAGAAATTGCTAAATCTCTATATTCAGCCTTCATAGTTGACTcggatacttttttttttccttgcacTCCACGAGATCCGATTTTCTCCAAAGTATATGCAATATCCACAATCGTTAAGTTATCCATCCCAATCCACGTCAGAATAAGCATGGACAATGTTACCCGATAACCACTGAAAGTATAGACCGTAGTTTAATTAAGCTTCAAATAACGTAGTATTTACTCGACAAGTTCTCAATGCTCTCTATGTTAAGATCATGCATATGCCGATATACCTTATTGACTACTACCACGATGTCAGATCGTGTTACATGAAAATATTGGAGAGCTACAACAATATTATGATAAGAAATTGTCCATACCACGGACGAAGAAGCAAGGGTGTGCAATTGCATCGGCCAATGTGAACTTGAATGACTTTATAACATCCCAAGGCACCATTCACTAAATAGGCCGGTGACACCCATTATTAGCCCATTAAGATTTACCAGAATATAGAAACCCATAAAAAGATAATACAGAGTCCCCCATAAACCTATCCGCCATCGTTCCCAAATTTCTCAGCGATTTTCCTCGCTTTCTCTCTCCTAGGGTTTACCCTGGTTTTTTTCATCTCCATCTCAGACGCAAGCTTTCCTGAAGCTCTCAATCAACAACAATGGCGAGAGAAGGAGACCCCTCTCTAGGGTTCCTAACTCGTAAAGAAACAGAAATCAAGCTCGCTCGACCAACCAGAGTGAAGAACAAAACCCCAGCACCAATTCAAATCACCGCCGAGCAAATCCTCCGTGAAGCTCGAGAACGCCAAGAATCAGAAATCCGACCACCTAAACAAAAAATCACTGATCCAAGTGAATTAGCTGATTACCGTCTCCGCAAAAGAAAAGAATTCGAAGATTTGATTCGTAGAGTTCGTTGGAATACAAGTGTTTGGATTAAATATGCGAAATGGGAAGAATCACAGAAAGATTTCAAACGAGCTAGATCTGTTTGGGAAAGAGCTTTGGAAGTTGATTACAGGAATCATACACTGTGGTTGAAGTATGCTGAAGTGGAGATGAAGAACAAGTTTATTAATCATGCTCGGAATGTATGGGACCGTGCGGTATCGTTGTTGCCGAGGATTGATCAGTTGTGGTATAAGTATATACATATGGAGGAGATACTTGGGAATGTAGCTGGAGCTAGACAGATTTTCGAGAGATGGATGGGTTGGATGCCTGATCAACAAGGTTGGTTATCTTATATTAAGTTCGAACTTCGTTATAATGAGATTGATAGAGCTAGGAATATATTTGCGAGGTTTGTTGAATGTCACCCTAGAGTTAGTGCTTATATTAGGTTTGCGAAATTTGAGATGAAGAATGGTGAGATTGATAGGGCAAGGAATGTTTATGTAACTGCTGTTGACAAATTAGTTGATGATGAAGAGAGTGAACAGTTGTTTGTAGCGTTTGCTGAGTTTGAAGAGAAATGTAAAGAAACTGAACGTGCTCGGTGTATCTATAAGTTTGCGTTAGATCATATACCGAAAGGACGTGCAGAGGATTTGTATAGGAAGTTTGTAGCATTTGAGAAGCAGTATGGTGATAGGGAAGGAATTGAGGATGCTATTGTGGGGAAGAGGAGGTTTCAGTATGAAGAAGAGGTTAAGAAGAATCCGTATAACTATGATTCTTGGTTTGATTATATTCGTTTGGAAGAAAATGCGGGGAGGAAGGATAGGATTAGGGAAATTTATGAGAGAGCTATTGCTAATGTTCCTCCTGCTG
Proteins encoded in this window:
- the LOC113339995 gene encoding crooked neck-like protein 1, giving the protein MAREGDPSLGFLTRKETEIKLARPTRVKNKTPAPIQITAEQILREARERQESEIRPPKQKITDPSELADYRLRKRKEFEDLIRRVRWNTSVWIKYAKWEESQKDFKRARSVWERALEVDYRNHTLWLKYAEVEMKNKFINHARNVWDRAVSLLPRIDQLWYKYIHMEEILGNVAGARQIFERWMGWMPDQQGWLSYIKFELRYNEIDRARNIFARFVECHPRVSAYIRFAKFEMKNGEIDRARNVYVTAVDKLVDDEESEQLFVAFAEFEEKCKETERARCIYKFALDHIPKGRAEDLYRKFVAFEKQYGDREGIEDAIVGKRRFQYEEEVKKNPYNYDSWFDYIRLEENAGRKDRIREIYERAIANVPPAEEKRYWQRYIYLWINYALYEELDAEDMDRTREVYRECLKLIPHKKFSFAKIWLMAAQFEIRQKNLTAARKLLGNAIGVAPKDKIFKKYIEIELQLGNMDRCRTLYARYLHWAPENCYAWIKFAELEISLGETERTRAIFELATEQQHLDMPELLWKAYIDFEISEREYENTRALYEKLLIRTTHYKVWESYAKFEAFTPIEEEDEQDGEEESEALIEQKKQCLSKAREIFERALKHYRENAPELKEERAMLLEQWLTIEGQFGSVGDKSLVEKKMPKRLKKRKEISSDDGPTAYEEYYDYIFPEETTAPNMKILEAAYKWKKQRMDPNAD